The following DNA comes from Macrobrachium rosenbergii isolate ZJJX-2024 chromosome 5, ASM4041242v1, whole genome shotgun sequence.
GCACAAGAGCATGATATAAAGTGGACAAGTCTTCATATACTTACAGGTGGGTGATGAATGTGACCAAGTGCCACTTTGCGTGCAGAAGGCTAGGCTGTGCCCCCTGAGCACATAGCCTGGGTTGCAAGTGAAGAAGACAGAATCACCCACGCGTCGACTGAGAGGGTATTTCACGCTGCCATGCGCAGGGGCTTTTACCTCTTCACATATCACCTCTGggcagagaaataataataatagtaataataagatcCTCCTTATGACATGTAGTGGAAAGTTACGGGAACTCCAGTTCAGTTGATTTGTTAGGAAAATTGTCTGTCTCTGAGAGCTGTAGAAAACTGAGACGAATATCACCGCCAGTGAATTGCTCCCCAGTGTTTGCAAGATGATAATGAGTAAATTTATACTTTGCCAAAGATATTTACATCGATTTCCAATGGTGATGGCTGGAATTTCCTCCATATTACATGTAGATAGACCTGATATGCTTCACTTGTGAAGTTTTGTGAAGCATGTCAGGTTTGTCTCTTAAACTGCACAAAGAAAATCTGTATATTGAGAAAGTCCTCTTAGAGCCGGACAAAAtgttatcattcttttatttttccatattatgaatattgttcccttattttttctttagaaattgaCTCGCATCTTAAACTGATGGACAAAACTGATTGCTGTCGAATTTCTTGTCTATGGTCTtattagtaatttgtattctcGTATTCTTAGATTATACATTCTCCATTTAGAAATAAATACTCAGTTCATTCTATCAgtctcgaggagagagagagagagagagagagagagagagagagagagagagagagagagagagagagagagagagagagaggccaaaatgtaaagtttacgaaaaaaaaataatgcaatgctAGAGAACTAGCCTCCAGGTGTGCTTCTTACCTCGGCAGGTAGGCACTGGATACGACCAGGTACCATTTGCAGTGCAGGTAATGACCTCGGGTCCTTCCAGCATAAATCCAGGTAAACACGAGAAGACTGAGGATCCCAGGTATGTCGTGTTGTTCGAATGTAACCTGAGTCTGGGGTCGGAAGGGGTCAGCACAGGGCAGTGAATCACCAGGCACTCTGGGATAGGTGCCGACCATTCACCTGGTggtttcattatttctgttacttatcatgagttttcaaaataaaaatatttgtaagaaaattgGGTAAAAAGCGCAAACTTGTTGTCACCTTTTACAAAACAGAATGCCTGAAAGCAAAATCGAGAAAAACAGAACGGGGGAATaaagttataaatgaaaaatagacataaattaattaacagaccggtaaatatatgcaaacattaaaCATAAAGTTATAAATTAGTTAAATGATAAGTACATACATGATTAAAACTGCGCCAGAAGTCATTAATCCTAAAGCAGTGTTGCTTGGCCCTTTAAACTTATGGCTATCAACTTCAATAACCAAGTCCCGCTCCACAGTTTGACAAATATGAGGACTGGCCTACATAGCCAGCTGCTGACTAAAGCCGTGTAACTGTAAAGGGTACGTTATCTACATAAACCTCGTAACTTTAATGGTGTTCGATGATatgcattcacatttttttcacgTGACGAGTTGCCAAGAGTAGGTGCTGATGAAGATTTTAGGAAGGAAAGATTGATGGTGTTAGGAGGTAGTCTCCGAAGACCATAATTGCATAATTTACAAACGATGCAGTTTTTGATGGATTCATTCGAGCCCACATAATGCAAAACGAAATAGCGATTGCCTTAATAGATTTAGAAATAACTCGAAGTAGTGAAATCAGGTTGGGGGAGGGGCGGTTTATCttgataaaatactttttattattatgctaCTGTTCATGTTTGTTGcgtgattttcattttaaacaatatGGACATTCCGATAAATGAATCTTGATAAGGAATTTCATGAGCTTCATGTTTTGAATCATATCAATGCCTACTCTTATTAGATGATTTAGTTACATAAAACTTTAAGACGCGTAAGATGTAAAGTTAAAGGTGCAAAGGATAAGTATAAACAATAATGTATCTTTTACCCTTCGGAGTAGAACCGTGAAATACTTAGAAACGTTAGAGAGTAGATGAAATACTGAGGGAGAGCAGGAAGAAGTAATCAGTAGGGAGTcaggaacataaaaataaaacctgtaaAATAGAAATTTGTATCTTCTTGGATTTATGAAGATTACTGGGGGACGCGCGAACCGTATGGTAcgatatatgtgtaatataacataatatatatatatatatatatatatatatatatatatatatatatatatatatatatatgggtgtgtgtgtttgtgtatgcatatgcgctgagcagaaagaggaaatgaagagagagaatagGTCTAGAAAGGAAGGGTAGTAATAACTAGGAAACGCGAGAATGAGTAAATGGTAGAGATGAAaggagaagtgtgtgtgtgtgtgtgtgtgtgtgtataggggcGTTTGATGCACTGTGCATGAGCATTGCGTGCAAACATATGAAGTGACCAGCTTTGTGGAAGTTTTATTGTTAAAGTGAATATCCACGTTTAAGCAGTTCGAGTATGAATACGTCAGTGAccgtgtttgtttttctttggaacCATCCCTGTTCCATTGAAACAGCTTAGTGttagactgtatatatacatatatatatatatatatatatatatatatatatatatatatatatatatatatatatatatatatatatatatatatatatatatatatatatataaaacagatctCGCTCATGCCTTGCTCACTCCTCACCTGATGGCAAGCACGTCAGCTTATTGGGGCCGTTGAGGTAATATCCCGTAGGACAGCTGAAGGAAATCGTGTCTCCAAGACCCACGCTGTCTCCCTCCACCTTCAGAAGCTCACTACTGCTTACAGGGGCGCAACTCACTTCTGCAGAATGGGAAatggtagtagtattagtagttgTTGTTGCTTTATTTAGCGCTTAGCGTAGCAATTATAGTAGAATGATATTCCTTGGAACGATGGCATTAGCAGTGCTTGTGTTATTTACTTCGAATACgttaaattattcataattttgtgcAGTGGTAATTAATTGTTTGTTTCGGTACATATCAGTAAGCTCATTGATGTAAATATTTGGTCACGAAAATGTGCGATGGTCATTCGCAAAcgtttctgaatattttaacattaatcacCCACGATATTTCAATAGtcttcaagttttagttttctgtaaaagaaaattattgtgccggctttgtctgtccgtcggcacttttttctgtccgccctcagatcttaaaaactacgggggctagagggctgcaaattagtatgttgatcttTTACCCACCAATCATccaacgtaccaaattgcagccctttagcctcagtagtttttattttatttaaggttaaagttagccatagtcgtgcttctggcaacgatgtaggataggccaccaccgggccgtggttaaagttccatgggcggaggctcatacagcattaaaccgagaccaccgaaagatagatctattttctgtggccttgattataggctgtagcggctgtacagaaaactcgattacgccgaagaaacttcggctcatcttttacttgttcattATTGAGGATGGCATAAATACCTCTAGTCTTTTGTATTAAGTATTTCGTAGTTACGTAATTATTTATCACGACTATTGATATTGTAAGACGAAAAAGCTGCATTTGAGTATTTTTAAATCGGGAACAAGAATATATtacgaaaacatgaaaaattaccgAAAATTATTCTCCAATATATATGTCACAAGAATTATCAGGCTTCTCTATTGCAGAGCTGTTGATAATTTACCCCCACGCCCGAGGGATATGCAAACAATATTGTTTAAGAGTGAGGGGAATATCGTTAGTTCCATTATGCCCAACAATGATTGACCCTTTTTCGCTTTATCTCAGAGGATTTTGTCTGAATAATATTTGGGATCCTTCATGACATATTACAATAAAGGAGTCATTATTTCTTGACGCTCATCAGACAGTCAATTCTGGACGTTGACTACATAGaacaggggttttcaacctggggtacgccaagggttagttagggggtacgctctccccatGGATCGTTAGGGTTAGGAGCCTGGCCGCCCattgactgcatagccacaggtaaataattataatttttttttctttattttttatggaattctttgtgtttacaatattattggttatgtcaggagagttgtgtacttacttcccttcagtacagtacttgcaaatatacacaatggaatatttttttctgcgtttgttttgtttttctactttatacaaagtgaagggggtacattattgacattaaaaatacccaaaagggTACgtagggagaaaaaggttgaaaacccctgacATAGAATATTGACCATAAAAGGACAGGAAATCAAGTAGCATCTCTCAGCTAGGGCCACAACATACTAATATGAAATGTGATAGCAAACACCGACCTTTAACCAGTATGTGGAGGTAGTTATCCCGTCCATTTGGCGTCGTGCAAGTAAACACTCCGGAGTCGTCTGTCTTGGCGTAGTAGAGGGACAGGCGGTACCGTAACTCCCGCTCCTGTCGGTTTATGGCCCATCCTGTCAGGTAGACGATGTTTACATAGTATGTTTGACACTACGTAATAAGTACAGGAATTATGTAGTAGAGTTAGATTTATTTGAGCGTACTTTTGGCCTTGGACGCTTAAGGAGAATGGAAGATTATTAGATCGATAATATTGACAATTGAACAAGAATAAAGTTCTTTAGCTCGCGGTCTTAACCAAAACTATACTCCTATTTATTTTGGTATCAAAGCACACTCCAGCAGTTCAGTTTTCACAAGATTCAATTAACTGTTAATGACGTTCTGATATGCCTTAAGGACCTGTGATTTTCTGCAGTGCCCAGGAACTGATCTCACTGGAAGAATATATCTGATACTAAGTCAGTCGTAGATATTATGTGGTGTTTGTCTTGTACTCTTGACTGTAACTTTTAATTGGCGAGTCATTACTCACTGAAAGGATTACTAAActagcaaactctctctctctctctctctctctctctctctctctctctctctccccataacaTTTAATTAACGAGTAAAAAGACTCCCTAAAATTATTACTAAACTAGcaaacacactttctctctctctctctctctctctctctctctctctctctctctctctctctctctctctctctctctctcctacctgtCGGGTACTGCCTGTAAGCCGACGTCCAAGCCCAGTTGGGATTTCCGTGGAGCCTCGGGTATAAGCAGTCGAGGTGCAGGATGGATCCTGGAAGAAGGACCAAAGATCCTGCGACGTCCACCATTCCTCTTCCCCCAGCTATACTCCACTCCAAGGCTGGAGGAGCCGAGtctgaaatgcataaatattatatgaatattatatgaaTTACAGTGTAGGAAAGGGACGTGGCGAGTTTTAAATGTTATACACCTTATGTCCTTATCGTGAGGTCACGGTTGAAATACTTCATATCATTATCTTGAGGTCGTAACATTCAACTTATATTGACTGGATACCTTTGTCATGTACGCGATTGAAAAGTTTAATTAAGACCcatgaaacttttttatttcactctgatGGATCTTGTATTCCAACGATAAGTCATCGGCTGCATAGACAGCAACACTTGGATCGGATATCATCAGTGTAATTTTAAATGAGACTTGGTGTCCTGATGCATTATGTTATTAGATTATATCTTCGTCTCTCCCTCTCAGTTTCTTGAAAGTTTTCCTCTTCAAAGACATCAAGTGAAAtacttttaaacaaaaacaaaaaagtggcATTTGAAATACAATTCTTTGATTTCCATCACAATATCACTGAGGCAGGCAACTATATGACATTTCCTAGTCCAGGGcaggaaaaaagatgaaaggaatagATTGTGGGTTAATCGCAAGTAAAGCGATTAACCTGCTTTTCCTGTTAAGAAATGTTATATAAGTAACGTAGAAATAGGAGGAAAAATCGAGAGCTCGGTTTCAGAGGATTACCGATTTTTCCAAAGTAAATGTGGAACAGCAACGGAATTAGTgcctgtaggagagagagagagagagtcattaaccAAACGGCTTCCCTTAGATTCAGTCCCATCCAGGAAGAGACAATGTATGAGGCGCCCCAAATACAGCAATACTCCATACAGGTGCAAAGAAAAAGCACTTgtattcaagatggagacaagaATTTAGAGTGACTAGATCCTACCAGTTTCCTTCAGGcagatatgaaaaaatgaaatcaagtgaaCAGATGATAAATTcagatgaatttcaaaataaagggACATTGAATTAATTTCCACGATTAATTCATCGGAAAATTCATCATTTGTAATTAGTTATAGTccgttcaaaattattttatgaccTGTTTCTATATTAAAACTAGTGTTATTGGGTCCACAGTAAACAAATTTCCCGAAAGTATGATAGTCTGACTACAAATTCCGTTATGCTCTTTGAATTGGCTTTTGTGATTcagaatttaattctttttaatgtgAAGTATATCACAACTAGGATACAGAACTATTGTCATAGCATATTCGCATTTGTGGTTTTTATGTCATGACTTATCATTTTGGTTCTGTTCTCCTCTCATTCGTGGTTATAAtctttataatgagagagagagagaattctgatttGCGTATTTAAATGCAAATGACGTTGGAAATGCGGAGCGCAACGACAAAATTAGCCGCTGTATGTCGCTAATGTATTGGGATTTTTGAAATCCCTA
Coding sequences within:
- the hig gene encoding locomotion-related protein Hikaru genki isoform X1, which produces MALLGWSLPLIFLPGLMVIILSGNGCHGDKGCPPPTHSFNFSVLPVADSTDQVQEVMFMGVVGPFDEKRVCKIKCIDGRWVGPLCSLQQDSNRFQSMFRPCHVHNIPKHTIITYKQRQITPSPELEFPHGSVINGRCQQPGRYKLLGDAILTCTNASWKGKLPVCIQSNYFTNYSDSAPPALEWSIAGGRGMVDVAGSLVLLPGSILHLDCLYPRLHGNPNWAWTSAYRQYPTGWAINRQERELRYRLSLYYAKTDDSGVFTCTTPNGRDNYLHILVKEVSCAPVSSSELLKVEGDSVGLGDTISFSCPTGYYLNGPNKLTCLPSGEWSAPIPECLVIHCPVLTPSDPRLRLHSNNTTYLGSSVFSCLPGFMLEGPEVITCTANGTWSYPVPTCREVICEEVKAPAHGSVKYPLSRRVGDSVFFTCNPGYVLRGHSLAFCTQSGTWSHSSPTCLESCIHPGEPEHGHVSPRRPRYHVGATVLVTCKPGYRPAGPDRLTCLAIRRWSAPLTICVPSFG
- the hig gene encoding locomotion-related protein Hikaru genki isoform X2, encoding MFRPCHVHNIPKHTIITYKQRQITPSPELEFPHGSVINGRCQQPGRYKLLGDAILTCTNASWKGKLPVCIQSNYFTNYSDSAPPALEWSIAGGRGMVDVAGSLVLLPGSILHLDCLYPRLHGNPNWAWTSAYRQYPTGWAINRQERELRYRLSLYYAKTDDSGVFTCTTPNGRDNYLHILVKEVSCAPVSSSELLKVEGDSVGLGDTISFSCPTGYYLNGPNKLTCLPSGEWSAPIPECLVIHCPVLTPSDPRLRLHSNNTTYLGSSVFSCLPGFMLEGPEVITCTANGTWSYPVPTCREVICEEVKAPAHGSVKYPLSRRVGDSVFFTCNPGYVLRGHSLAFCTQSGTWSHSSPTCLESCIHPGEPEHGHVSPRRPRYHVGATVLVTCKPGYRPAGPDRLTCLAIRRWSAPLTICVPSFG